The Agrococcus carbonis sequence CGATGGCGGCCGCGGAGGAGGCCTGGCGCGCCGCGCGCGACCACAAGGAGGAGGCTGCCGAGCTCGCGGCCGCGCGCATCCGCGACGAGATCGCGGGCGCCGACGTGAACGACTCGCTGTGGGACGACGTGCGGGGCGCGATCACGGATGCGATGGAGGCGGTCGAGGATGCGCTCCTGACGGCGCTGCGATGGCTCGGGGCGGTCGTGCTCGTCGCGGCCGCCGCGCTCGTCGCCGCGGCGCTCGCGATCGCGCTGATCGCCACGGGCCTCATCGGGATGCTGCTCGGCGGCCTCCTGCTGCTGACGCTCGCGACGTGGGTCGCCGGCGGCGGCGCCGAGGCGTTCGTCGCCACGCTCGTCCGCACCGGGTCGCTCGATGCGGCGCTCGTGGCCGGCACGATCGGCTGGCTGCGCGGCACGCTCCCGTGGGCGGCGGCATGGCTCGTCGACGGCGACCGGGGCGCGCCGGTGCTGCAGTGGTCGGGCGCGCTCGAGCCGCGGCTCGGCGCGGCAGGGACCGCGGGCGACCACCTCGCGCGGCTGCAGGCCGACAACCGCGCGGTCGACGCGCACGCGGGTGGCCCCGGCAGCGACCCCGCGCGCTCGAGCATGGTCGCCGTCACCGCCGTGACCGCACCCGGCGGCGAGACGGTGTGGCGGGTGAGCGTGCCGAGCACGCAGCAGTGGCTGCCCGGCACCGAGTCGATCAACGACCTGCACGCCGACGCCGCCGTCAAGCTCGGCGACACGCGCACGCAGCTCGAGCGGGCGGTCGTGCTCGCGATGGAGGAGGCGGGCGTGCCCGAGGGCGCGAGCGTGCTGCTGAGCGGCTGGAGCCTCGGCGGGATCGTCGCCGCCGAGCTCGCCGCCGACGCCGAGTTCGCGAGCACGTACGACGTCGACGGCGTCATCGTCGCGGGCTCGAGCATCGACGACATCCGCGTCCCGACGCACGTCCCGATGCTCTCGTTCGAGCACAGCGGCGGCACCGGGAGCATCGCCGACCCGGTGCCCCTCACCGAGGACCCCTCGCGCGCCGACCGGTCGGGCGATCCGAACCGCACCGTCGTGCGGGTCGCGCCGCCCGCGATCGCCGGCGTCGTGCCGCACCACGCGCTCGGCTACCAGCAGACGATGCAGGAGCAGGGCGACCTGCCCGGCTCGAGCGCGAGCACGTGGATGGCCCTGCACGACCTCGACCGCTTCTTCGTCGGCGTCGAGCGACCGCACGCATCCGTCTTCTCGCGCGGCGGGGACGGCTGACGTGGCGGCGATCGGGAGGGACCCGGTGACCGAGGCGGCGCTCGCACCGCTCGACGGCGTCGTCGCGGTCGAGGCAGCGATCGCGGTCGCGGGACTGCCCGGCACGCGCGCGGCGCGCGTCGCCGTGCTGCTCGAGGCAGCCGATGCGGGCGAGCGCACCGACCCGGCGGCCCAGACGGGTGCGGATGCGGTCGGCGCCGTCGTGCGCACCGCGATCGACGCGCTCCGCGCCGTCCACGGGCCGGGCGTGACCGGCAGCATCGCGCTCGCGCGGCGTGGTGCCGGCGGCGCCCGCGAGCCGCTGTCCCCGCGCGCGGTGCTCGCGGCCGCCGGCCTGCTCGACGCGGCGGCGGCCGGCGACGAGGTGCTGTTCGGGCCGCGCACGAGCTGGACCGTGCGGTGAGGCTCGTCCTCGCGCTCCCGGGGCGCTGGTTCGCGCTCCCGCTCGGCGAGCCGGCGGCGCGCGAGCGCATCGCCGGGCTCGCGCGTGAGCTGCACGGCACCGCCGACGACCGCGCCGGCGCCCGCATCGCGCTGCGGCGGCGGCTCGAGGCCGCGCTCGAGCGCGCTGAGGCGGCGCGCGCCGAGCAGGTGCACCTCGGGATCGCGCTCGAGACCGGCGTGCCGATGCCGGCCGTCGCATCCGTCTACCCCGCCGTGCCGGTGCCGCCCGCCGCGGGCGTCGGCGCCGACCCCGACGGGGTGCTCGCCGCGCTCGAGCCCGTCGTCCTGCGGGCCGCGCACGTGGCCGGGGGCGGTGCTCCGCTGCGGGGGCCCGGGGACCGCATCCTGCGCACCCGCGACTCGCGCATCCTGCGGCGCGCGACGGTGCGCGCGGGCGAGAGCGAGGGCGAGGGCGAGAGCGAGGAGGGCGCGCCGCCGTCGCTCGCGGTCGACTGCTGGATCACGGTGCCCGGGGCGCGCCGGGTCGTGCTGCTGCACCTCGACCTGCCGCTCGTCGCACCCGAGCCGCTGCTGCTCGCGCTCGCCGACGCGATCGCGTTCGCGGCGCGCTTCGAGCGACCCGCCGGGCTCGCCGAGCGGCTGCGGGCGACTGCTTGACCGTGCATGGGCGCTGGCCCTATCCTTGATCGGGTGTGCGCACGAGCGCGCCTTGCGTCATGCGCGAGGCGCGGGAGAGCTCACTCGGGTCCCGGACCATCCGAGACCCCCACGGCATATCCACCACTCCCGTCAGGCGCGCGAGCGCGTGCTCGGTGGATCACCGATGGACGCCGGCCCCGCCGGCAGACCACATCGAAACGCTGTCACCGTGCAGCAGGAAGAAGCAACGTGCCCACAATCCAGCAGCTGGTCCGCAAGGGCCGGACGCCGAAGGTCTCGAAGACCAAGGCGCCCGCCCTCAAGGCGAACCCCCAGCAGCGCGGCGTCTGCACCCGCGTCTACACCACCACCCCCAAGAAGCCGAACTCGGCGCTCCGCAAGGTCGCCCGCGTGAAGCTCTCGAACGGCACCGAGGTCACGGCCTACATCCCCGGTGAGGGCCACAACCTCCAGGAGCACTCGATGGTGCTCGTCCGCGGCGGTCGTGTGAAGGACCTCCCCGGCGTGCGCTACAAGATCGTGCGCGGCGCGCTCGACACCCAGGCCGTGAAGAACCGCAAGCAGGCTCGCAGCCGCTACGGCGCGAAGATGGAGAAGAAGTAATGCCTCGCAAGGGACCCGCACCCAAGCGCCCGGTCGTTGCTGACCCCGTCTACGGCGCGCCGATCGTCTCGCAGCTCGTCAACAAGATCCTCCTCGACGGCAAGAAGGGCCTCGCAGAGCGCATCGTCTACGGTGCCCTCACCGGCGTCGGCGCCAAGTCGGGCCAGGACGCGGTCGCAGTGCTCAAGAAGGCGCTCGACAACATCCGCCCGACCCTCGAGGTGAAGTCGCGCCGCGTCGGCGGCTCGACCTACCAGGTCCCCGTCGAGGTCAAGCCGCACCGCGCGAACACGCTCGCGCTGCGCTGGCTCGTCTCCTACGCCAAGGCGCGTCGCGAGAAGACCATGACCGAGCGGCTCATGAACGAGATCCTCGACGCCTCCAACGGCCTCGGCGCCGCGGTGAAGCGCCGCGAGGACACGCACAAGATGGCCGAGTCGAACAAGGCCTTCGCGCACTACCGCTGGTGATCACGGTGCGGGCCGCCGTCCGGCGGCCCGCATCCACCGAACTCAACGCATCCATCCACCCATCGGAGGAACCCTGTGGCACAGGACGTGCTCACCGACCTGAACAAGGTCCGCAACATCGGCATCATGGCGCACATCGATGCCGGCAAGACCACCACGACCGAGCGCATCCTGTTCTACACGGGCGTCAACCACAAGATGGGCGAGACGCACGACGGCGGCGCGACCACCGACTGGATGGAGCAGGAGCAGGAGCGCGGCATCACGATCACGTCCGCCGCCGTGACGTGCTTCTGGGACAAGAACCAGATCAACATCATCGACACCCCCGGTCACGTCGACTTCACGGTCGAGGTCGAGCGCTCGCTCCGCGTGCTCGACGGCGCGGTCGCCGTCTTCGACGGCAAGGAGGGCGTCGAGCCCCAGTCCGAGACGGTGTGGCGCCAGGCCGACAAGTACGACGTGCCGCGCATCTGCTTCGTCAACAAGATGGACAAGCTGGGCGCCGACTTCTACTTCACGGTCGACACCATCATCAACCGCCTGGGCGCCCGCCCGCTCGTCATCCAGCTGCCGATCGGTGCGGAGAGCGAGTTCGAGGGCATCGTCGACCTCGTCGAGATGAACGCGAAGACCTGGCGCGGCGACGCCAAGGGCGACGTGAAGATGGGCGCCGAGTACGCGATCGAGGAGATCCCGGCCGACCTCAAGGAGAAGGCCGAGGAGTACCGCGCGGCCCTCATCGAGACGGTCGCCGAGGCCGACGACGCGCTCATGGAGAAGTACTTCGAGGGCGAGGAGCTCACGGTCGCCGAGATCAAGGCCGCCATCCGCAAGATGACGGTGAACTCGGAGATCTACCCCGTCCTGTGCGGCTCGGCCTTCAAGAACCGCGGCGTGCAGCCCATGCTCGACGCCGTCGTCGACTACCTCCCCAGCCCCCTCGACGTGCCGGCCATCCCGGGCCACGACGTCAAGGATGAGGAGATCGTCGTGGAGCGCCACGCCGACCGCGACGAGCCCTTCGCGGCGCTCGCGTTCAAGGTCGCCGTGCACCCGTTCTTCGGCCGCCTCACCTACGTGCGCGTCTACTCGGGCCACGTCGACTCGGGCGCCGCCGTGACGAACTCGTCGAAGAGCAAGAAGGAGCGCATCGGGAAGATCTTCCAGATGCACGCCAACAAGGAGAACCCGGTCGAGTCGATGACCGCGGGCCACATCTACGCGGTGATCGGCCTCAAGGACACGACGACGGGCGACACGCTCGCCGACCCGGCGAACCCGGTCGTGCTCGAGTCGATGACGTTCCCCGAGCCCGTCATCGAGGTCGCCATCGAGCCCAAGACGAAGGCCGACCAGGAGAAGCTCTCGACCGCGATCCAGAAGCTCGCGGAGGAGGACCCGACCTTCCGGACCGAGAACAACCCGGAGACGGGCCAGACGGTCATCAAGGGCATGGGCGAGCTGCACCTCGACATCCTCGTCGACCGCATGAAGCGCGAGTTCAAGGTCGAGGCGAACGTCGGCAAGCCGCAGGTGGCCTATCGCGAGACGATCCGCGGCACCATCGAGAAGTACGACTACACCCACAAGAAGCAGACCGGTGGCTCCGGTCAGTTCGCGAAGGTGCAGATCAAGCTCGAGCCGATGGAGGTCTCGGGCGAGGAGACCTACGAGTTCGTGAACGCCGTCACCGGCGGGCGCGTGCCTCGCGAGTACATCCCCTCGGTCGACGCGGGCATCCAGGACGCCATGCAGGTCGGTGTGCTCGCCGGCTACCCGACGGTCGGCGTCAAGGCGACGCTGCTCGACGGTGCGGCGCACGACGTCGACTCGTCGGAGATGGCGTTCAAGATCGCCGGCTCGATGGCGTACAAGGAGGCTGCCCGCAAGGCGCAGCCGGTGCTGCTCGAGCCGCTCATGGCGGTCGAGGTGCGCACGCCCGAGGAGTACATGGGCGACGTCATCGGCGACCTCAACTCGCGTCGCGGGCAGATCCAGTCGATGGACGACGCCCAGGGCGTGAAGGTCGTCAAGGCCCTCGTGCCGCTGTCGGAGATGTTCGGCTACGTCGGCGACCTGCGGTCGAAGACCTCGGGCCGGGCCGTCTACTCGATGGAGTTCTCGACCTACGCCGAGGTGCCGAAGGCCGTCTCGGACGAGATCGTCCAGAAGAGCAAGGGCGAGTGATCCGCCGGGGCGGCCAGGACGGCGCCCCGGCCACCGCCGGGCCACGGTTTTTCGTAGACTCCGTGGCCGAAGTACGATAGATCAACACCACCCCGAAGGATCGCCGCGGACGCGGCGGTGCACTCATGAGAACAGTCCTAGGAGGACACAGTGGCTAAGGCCAAGTTCGAGCGGACCAAGCCGCACGTCAACATCGGAACGATCGGTCACGTCGACCACGGCAAGACGACGCTCTCGGCAGCGATCTCGAAGGTCCTGGCTGACAAGTACCCGTCGGCGACCAACGTGCAGCGCGACTTCGCGACGATCGACTCGGCTCCTGAGGAGCGCCAGCGCGGCATCACGATCAACATCTCGCACATCGAGTACGAGACGCCGAAGCGCCACTACGCGCACGTCGACGCCCCGGGTCACGCCGACTACATCAAGAACATGATCACGGGTGCGGCCCAGATGGACGGCGCGATCCTCGTGGTCGCGGCCACCGACGGCCCCATGGCGCAGACGCGCGAGCACGTGCTGCTCGCCAAGCAGGTCGGCGTGCCCTACCTGATGGTCGCGCTCAACAAGTCGGACATGGTCGACGACGAGGAGATCCTCGAGCTCGTCGAGCTCGAGGTCCGCGAGCTGCTCTCGAGCCAGGACTTCGACGGCGACAACGCCCCGGTCATCCGCGTCTCGGCGCTCAAGGCGCTCGAGGGCGAGGAGAAGTGGGTCGACGCGATCCTCGAGCTCATGCAGGCCGCTGACGACAACATCCCGGACCCGGTCCGCGACCGCGACAAGCCGTTCCTCATGCCGATCGAGGACGTCTTCACGATCACCGGCCGTGGCACGGTCGTCACGGGTCGCGCCGAGCGCGGCACGCTCGCGATCAACTCCGAGGTCGAGATCGTCGGCATCCGCCCGACGCAGAAGACCACGGTCACGGGCATCGAGATGTTCCACAAGCAGCTCGACGAGGCCTGGGCCGGCGAGAACTGCGGTCTCCTGCTCCGCGGCACGAAGCGCGAGGACGTCGAGCGCGGCCAGGTCGTCGTGAAGCCGGGCTCGGTCACGCCGCACACGAACTTCGAGGGCACGGCGTACATCCTCGCCAAGGATGAGGGCGGCCGCCACAACCCGTTCTTCACGAACTACCGCCCGCAGTTCTACTTCCGCACCACCGACGTCACCGGCGTCATCTCGCTGCCCGAGGGCACCGAGATGGTCATGCCCGGCGACACCACCGACATGTCGGTCGAGCTGATCCAGCCGATCGCCATGGAGGAGGGCCTCGGCTTCGCCATCCGCGAGGGTGGCCGCACGGTCGGCGCCGGCACGGTCACGAAGATCATCAAGTAGTCCTCTCGACTGCCAGGAAGGGCCCCGCTCCGGCGGGGCCCTTTCGCGTGCCCGGTGCGGCTGGACGTCCCGCACCGCCCGGGGGAGGATGAGGCCATGGCCGCGCAGAAGACCCTGCCCACCGACGCGTCCGTCGAGGCGTTCCTCGACGCCGCGCAGCCCGCCAGGCGCGTCGAGGAGGGGCATCGCCTCGCCGCGCTCATGCGCGAGGAGACGGGCGAGGAGCCGGTCATGTGGGGGCCGTCGATGGTGGGCTTCGGCAGCTACCGCTACGTCTCGCCGTCGAGGACGTCGCGCACCGAGGGGGAGTGGCCGAAGGTCGCGTTCTCGCCGCGGAAGGCCGCGATCTCGCTCTACGGGCTGAAGGACCTGCCGGAGGGCGCGGCGCTGCTGCCCGGCCTCGGCGAGTACACCGAGGGCGCGGGCTGCGTCTACGTCAAGCGCCTCGACGCGATCGACGAAGCGGTGCTGCGGCGGCTCGTGCGCATCGCGCACGGCAGGCAGGACGACCCGCCCCGGCGCTGAGCCGGCGCTCGGCGGGCCGGCCTGCCCTAGCCTGGGGGCGTGATGCACGACGACCCCGCTCCCGCTCGTGGCTGACGCCGTCGGCGTCGCCGGCGCCGTGCTGCTGCTGATCGGCGGCGCGTTCAGCCTCGTCGTGTGGCCGGCGTTCCTCCGGCGGGTCGCGCGCGACGACCGCGCGCGCGATGCCGACGGGCGCCCGACCCGCTTCCTCACCGTGCACGTGACCCTCGTCGCGATCGCGCTCGTCATCGCCATCGCGCAGGTCGCCGTCGGCATCTGGTGGCTCGCGGCGTGAGCCGCGCACCGCTCGCCCGCGCTCAGGGGTGGCACAGCCGCGCGCGATGGGATTGGGTGACAGGCGCGGGCGACCGTCGCTCGCGAGCGACAGGAGGTGCACGATGACCGGAGCCGACGACATCGCGGATGCGGGCATGCAGGCGTTCGACGACGAGCACCGGCTGGTGGAGCGGCCGGGGGAGCGCCCCGACTGGGAGGCGCGCGAGGAGGCGGAGGCTGCGGGCGAGCAGCTGGATGCGGACGACGACGCCGTGCCGCCGGGCGCGCAGTCGCCGGCGAACGAGCCGCTCGGCTCGGACCTCGGCGGCGAGGACGCCTTCGGCGCCGGCGCGACGGACTCCGACCTCTCGGGCGGCAACTGGGCCGACGCCGACGACGCGGGCGCGAGCGACACGGGCATCGCCCCGCCGCCCGGCGGCGCGAGCGGCTCGGACGACCCGTTCGACGGCGCGGGCGGTGCCGCGTGAGCGGCGACGCCGGCCGCGCGGAGGAGCCGGGCATGACGATCGACCCGACGGCGCCCGGCGCGCCCGAGGCACCGGGTGCACCCGGGGCGCCCGACGTGCCGATGCTGCCCGATGTGCCGGGCATCCCGACCGACCCGACGGCGCCCGATCCCGGGCGTCCTGAGCCGATGGAGCCGACCGCGCCGCCCGAGCCGACCGAGCCGGAGCCGGAGACGGCGCCGGAGGAGGGCGGGTGGATCCGCTGACGTCGCGCGCCCGCGTGACGTCCTGCGGCCCCGCGTGACGCGCCGAGACGCGGTGTGACTTCCCGTGACGCGGCGGGCTTCCGGGCCCGCCGCGTCACTTCGTACCGTGTGGATCCCCGACCCGAGGAGATCCGCATGACCACCACCACCGCATCCGCCGCCGCCATCACCGCCGCCGAGCGCGCCGCCCGCCTCGAGGGCGCCGAGCAGGCCTGGGGCGAGCGCCTCGCCGCCGACGAAGGAGCCGCGCGGCTCGTCTTCGCGGCCTCCGGCGCGGCAGAGGGCGCCGTCGCGACGCGCATCCGCGCCGGCCGCCACGAGTGGCTCATCGACGAGCCGGCCGGCCTCGCCGGCGACGATGCGGGCACGAGCCCGGTGGAGGCCGCGCTCGGCGCGCTGCTCGCGTGCCAGACCGTCGTCTACCGGCTGTACGCGCAGCGGCTCGGCCTCTCGATCGACCGGCTCGAGCTGCGCGCGGAGGGCGAGCTCGACGTGCGCGGCCTCTTCGGCGCCGACGACGTGC is a genomic window containing:
- a CDS encoding OsmC family protein → MTTTTASAAAITAAERAARLEGAEQAWGERLAADEGAARLVFAASGAAEGAVATRIRAGRHEWLIDEPAGLAGDDAGTSPVEAALGALLACQTVVYRLYAQRLGLSIDRLELRAEGELDVRGLFGADDVRAGFAGVEVVIDIDGPDAREDYERLRAVVDAHCPVHDLFSNPTPVTTRLAG
- the rpsL gene encoding 30S ribosomal protein S12; its protein translation is MPTIQQLVRKGRTPKVSKTKAPALKANPQQRGVCTRVYTTTPKKPNSALRKVARVKLSNGTEVTAYIPGEGHNLQEHSMVLVRGGRVKDLPGVRYKIVRGALDTQAVKNRKQARSRYGAKMEKK
- the rpsG gene encoding 30S ribosomal protein S7: MPRKGPAPKRPVVADPVYGAPIVSQLVNKILLDGKKGLAERIVYGALTGVGAKSGQDAVAVLKKALDNIRPTLEVKSRRVGGSTYQVPVEVKPHRANTLALRWLVSYAKARREKTMTERLMNEILDASNGLGAAVKRREDTHKMAESNKAFAHYRW
- the tuf gene encoding elongation factor Tu, giving the protein MAKAKFERTKPHVNIGTIGHVDHGKTTLSAAISKVLADKYPSATNVQRDFATIDSAPEERQRGITINISHIEYETPKRHYAHVDAPGHADYIKNMITGAAQMDGAILVVAATDGPMAQTREHVLLAKQVGVPYLMVALNKSDMVDDEEILELVELEVRELLSSQDFDGDNAPVIRVSALKALEGEEKWVDAILELMQAADDNIPDPVRDRDKPFLMPIEDVFTITGRGTVVTGRAERGTLAINSEVEIVGIRPTQKTTVTGIEMFHKQLDEAWAGENCGLLLRGTKREDVERGQVVVKPGSVTPHTNFEGTAYILAKDEGGRHNPFFTNYRPQFYFRTTDVTGVISLPEGTEMVMPGDTTDMSVELIQPIAMEEGLGFAIREGGRTVGAGTVTKIIK
- a CDS encoding DUF1801 domain-containing protein, with the protein product MAAQKTLPTDASVEAFLDAAQPARRVEEGHRLAALMREETGEEPVMWGPSMVGFGSYRYVSPSRTSRTEGEWPKVAFSPRKAAISLYGLKDLPEGAALLPGLGEYTEGAGCVYVKRLDAIDEAVLRRLVRIAHGRQDDPPRR
- a CDS encoding SCO4848 family membrane protein, which codes for MADAVGVAGAVLLLIGGAFSLVVWPAFLRRVARDDRARDADGRPTRFLTVHVTLVAIALVIAIAQVAVGIWWLAA
- the fusA gene encoding elongation factor G, translated to MAQDVLTDLNKVRNIGIMAHIDAGKTTTTERILFYTGVNHKMGETHDGGATTDWMEQEQERGITITSAAVTCFWDKNQINIIDTPGHVDFTVEVERSLRVLDGAVAVFDGKEGVEPQSETVWRQADKYDVPRICFVNKMDKLGADFYFTVDTIINRLGARPLVIQLPIGAESEFEGIVDLVEMNAKTWRGDAKGDVKMGAEYAIEEIPADLKEKAEEYRAALIETVAEADDALMEKYFEGEELTVAEIKAAIRKMTVNSEIYPVLCGSAFKNRGVQPMLDAVVDYLPSPLDVPAIPGHDVKDEEIVVERHADRDEPFAALAFKVAVHPFFGRLTYVRVYSGHVDSGAAVTNSSKSKKERIGKIFQMHANKENPVESMTAGHIYAVIGLKDTTTGDTLADPANPVVLESMTFPEPVIEVAIEPKTKADQEKLSTAIQKLAEEDPTFRTENNPETGQTVIKGMGELHLDILVDRMKREFKVEANVGKPQVAYRETIRGTIEKYDYTHKKQTGGSGQFAKVQIKLEPMEVSGEETYEFVNAVTGGRVPREYIPSVDAGIQDAMQVGVLAGYPTVGVKATLLDGAAHDVDSSEMAFKIAGSMAYKEAARKAQPVLLEPLMAVEVRTPEEYMGDVIGDLNSRRGQIQSMDDAQGVKVVKALVPLSEMFGYVGDLRSKTSGRAVYSMEFSTYAEVPKAVSDEIVQKSKGE